A window of Ammospiza nelsoni isolate bAmmNel1 chromosome 19, bAmmNel1.pri, whole genome shotgun sequence contains these coding sequences:
- the UBALD2 gene encoding UBA-like domain-containing protein 2 encodes MSVNMEELRHQVMINQFVLAAGCAADQAKQLLQAAHWQFETALSAFFQETNIPSSHHPPQMMCTPSNTPATPPNFPDALAMFSKLRTSESLQSSNSPITSMACSPPGSFSPFWASSPPSHQPSWLPPSSPTAHGLHHHLHHGQPSWPPTPPAPAPPQKAVATMDGQR; translated from the exons aTGTCCGTCAACATGGAGGAGCTGCGGCACCAGGTGATGATCAACCAGTTCGTGCTGGCGGCGGGCTGCGCCGCCGACCAGgccaagcagctgctgcaggcggCACACTGGCAGTTCGAG ACAGCCCTCAGCGCCTTCTTCCAGGAGACCAACATTCCCAGCAGCCACCACCCCCCCCAGATG ATGTGCACCCCCAGCAACACGCCGGCCACGCCGCCCAACTTCCCGGACGCGCTGGCCATGTTCTCCAAGCTGCGCACCTCGgagagcctgcagagcagcaacaGCCCCATCACCTCCATGGCCTGCTCCCCCCCGGGCAGCTTCAGCCCCTTCTGGGCCTCCTCTCCCCCCAGCCACCAGCCCTCGTGGCTGCCCCCGTCGTCGCCCACGGCCCACGGCCTGCACCACCACCTGCACCACGGGCAGCCCTCCTGGCCGCCCAcccccccggcccccgcccccCCACAGAAAGCCGTGGCCACCATGGATGGGCAGAGAtaa